In Pirellulales bacterium, the genomic stretch CTCGACGCCTTGCTGGCCCGCTTCCGCGATCACACCTGCGGGCTGTTCGAAAAGCACGGCATGACCAGCATCGGCTACTGGGTGCCGCAAGACGAGCCGAGATCGAAAAACACGCTGGTCTACATTCTGGCCCACCCTAGCCGTGATGCCGCCCGGAAAAACTGGAGCGAGTTCAGCCGCGATCCGGAGTGGCAAAAAGTGAAATCGGATTCCGAAGCCGACGGCAAACTGACGACCAAAACCGAATCGCTCTTCGTCGACCCGACCGATTTTTCGCCGCTGAAATAATCGCGAAATCCGCGGTCCCTTTCCGCCCCGTTCACGCCTGCTTCAAAAATCCTTCCGTCTTCAAAAAATCGTAAAACTGCTGGATGAAGTCGTTGCTCGGCTTGCCGGCGTTGCTCTCGCGCATGCCGAAGCCGTGCGGCGTTTTGGCGTAGATGTGCAGCTCGGCCGAAACACCGGCGTTTTTCAGCGCCAAATAGTGATTGGCCAGCATCGTTTGAAAGTGGTTGCCATCTTCGTCCCCCACGGCAATGAATGTGGGCGGCAGGTTCATTTCCTTCGTGATGGTTTGCCCACGAATTCCCAGCGGCCCGGAATAAACCAAGCCCTGAAAATCAGGCCGGGCGGTTTGGCGTTCCACGGGATCGTCGGCGTCGTCTTTCCCTTTGCCCTGGTTTTCGTCGCCGGCCGCATCGCACACCAAGGCCGCCAGCTCGCCACCGGCGGAAAATCCCAAAATGCCCACCCGCGCCGGATCAATCCCCCATTCCTCGGCCCGGCTGCGCACTAACCGAATCGCCCGCTGGCCGTCCTCCGTGGGCGCCCCGGGCAGTTTGTAAGGCGAATCTTTTTCCCGCGCCAACCGATATTTCAGCACGAAGCAGGCCACGCCGTGATCGGCCAGCCACTGGGCCTCGTTGAGCCCCTCGTGAACCATCCACAATTCGCGATGCCCGCCGCCGGGCGCAATCACCACGGCCGCGCCGGTCGCTTTATCTTTCGGCGGCAAAAACACCGTCAGCGTCGGATTCTGCACGTTCGTGATGGTGTACTCGCCGTGCCCTTTGTCCGTTTTCACCTCCGCCATGTCTTTTCGATCTTCAAATCCTGGCACGCCGTTGGGCCACAATGGAATTTGCTGCGGCTGATCGTCGGCCCAGGCTGTATTCAACACGCCGCACCAAAGCAACAACACGGCCAGCATTCCCAAGAAACGCATGATGTTTTTCTCCATGTGAAGAAGTGAGGGGTGATTGGTGAGGGGTGAGTGGTCAGTTGTCATTCGTAAGTGGCAACGCTTTGCAACTGGCCACTGACCACTGACCACCGACCACTCTGTCCTCACTGCCCCGTGAGGTTCGGATTCGTGGCAATTGCATAGACAATGAATAAGCACACGGCGGTCATCAGCACCATCGCCACCAAAAACAGTCCATCCGCAAATCGCTCGGCCCGCAATCGCCGCCGCACCTTTCGATTCCGGATGGCCCAGTACGACAATATGCAAGATGCCAAGAAGATAATCGCATCGATCCCCAGGAAATCGTCGGCCAGCGTGTTAACCTTCTGCAGCGTGATTACAATCCGTATTAGCCCGATCACCGTCAGGCACACGCCCACCATGGCGGCGGACACGGCAAAAGTATGCACGCACAAATCATCTTCCAATGGAATTGTTTCTTTTACATCGCTCATGGGAAAGTTCGTCATCCTCTCCGGGCTGGCTTTCCGGATTTGAAGTTATGGCTGTTCGAAGCCTTTCGTTTGGCGGCACGCGCCCGCATTATGGCCGGAGAAAAGATGCCGGGCAACGGGAGCCCGCCGACACATCTGAGCAGTTGTTCGACAAAGATTCCGGTTCTCCGGACTCTCGATATTATTTGCGCAAAGAGATCCCGATCTGATGCTCGGGGCTATTGACTGCCTGCCCTCCGGGCCTCGTGCAACGTCGCGCCGCGAATCTGAAGCGTTTCAATAAAATTGGGCCACGGTTTGATGGCTAGGTGGCGGCGGGATTTCCGCTGGCGGTTTCGCCTTCGGCGGGTTTTTCGCGTTCTTCCCGGCGGCGGAGGTAGAGCTTGATGGGGACTTCGCTAAACGGCAGCCGTTCGCGGAAGACACCCAACAAATAGCGGCGGTAGGTTTGCGAAATGCCGGCCGGATTGGAGCAGAACAAAACGACCGTGGGGGGCTCGATGCCGACTTGGGTGGCGAAGAGAATTTTGGGCTGACGATTTTGATAAATCGGCGGGGGATTGGCATCGATGGCGGCGCGGAGGAGCTTATTCAAATCGGCGGTGGCCACTCGTTGCCGGGCTTGCTTGAACAGCATTTGGGCATGATTCAACAGGGCTTTCACATTTTTACCGCTTTGGCCGGTGACGAACGCAATCGGCACATAATGCACGGCGCGAAACGTATCGTAGATGTAATGCACCCATTTTTCGGTCGGCATGCTTTCGTGGCGGAGGTCCCATTTATTCACGACGAAAATGCAGGGTTTATATTGCTGCGAAATATAATCGCACAGTTGCTTATCGACTTTGCTGATGCGCTGCGTGGGATCGAAGAACAACAGCACGACATCGGCCCGGCGGACGCTGCGCTGCGCCCGGTGCAGGCTGTAAAACTCCACATCGCTGGCGATGCTGCGTTGGCGCTTGAGGCCTGGCGTATCGATGGCGACAAAGGCTCTGCCATCGAGTTCAAAACGCACGTCCACACTGTCGCGGGTGGTGCCGGGCACCTCGCTGACAATCATGCGTTCGGCCTGAGCCAGAGTGTTGACGAACGTGCTTTTACCGACGTTGCGGCGGCCGACAATGGCGATTTTCATGTCGGGCTCAGCGGGCGGGGTGGAGTTTTCCTCCAACGGCGGCGGAAGGCGCTCGATAATCAAATCGAGCAATTCCTCGCGGTGTCGATTTTGCGTCGTGCTGGTGCACAGCAACTTGCCGCGGCCCAGCTTGTAAAATTCGTCAGCATTAGGGTCAATCGAAACATCGTCCGCCTTGTTCGCAACACAAATGATGGGGGCCTGCACATAACGCAAACGCTTGGCCACTTCCTGATCCAGCGGCATGAGGCCTTCGCGGGCATCGACCACCATTAAAATGACCGCCGCTTGTTCCAAGGCGGCGTTGATTTGTTCCTCGATTTGCGGAGTCAGGTTGTCGGGGTCTTCGAAGCCTAGGCCGCCGGTGTCGACCAACTCGAAATAGCGTCCTTTCTCACAGATTAAATACGTCATCCGATCGCGAGTGACCCCGGCGGTGGGATCGACAATCGCCAACTTCCGGCGCGCAAGCCAATTGAAGAGGCTCGATTTGCCCACATTTGGCCGACCCACGATGACGACTTGCGGAAGACCCATATTGTTAGCGTAACATGGCGAAAAGAATCGTTATAGGAGCGGGCTGTATGCGGCACAAGGAAAGCCGGGTAGGATGAATGCCGATCCCACGGACGTGGAATTATACCCCAGGGGCCCTTGGGAAGGCCTGTTCCATGGCGAGCGAAGAAACATCGACAAACGACGAGGCATTGGCCAACCGTGTGCGCAGCGGCGACAGCCAAGCGTTGGCAGAATTTTTGGTGGCCAAGCATCCACAATTGATGGCCTTTATCGACCGCCGGTTGGGAGCGGGACTGCGGCGTAAAATCGAGCCGGACGATTTGTATCAGGAAGTCAGCGCCGAGGCGGTGCGTTCGCTGGGGGAAGTCGACTTAACTGATCGCGACCCCTTCAATTGGTTGTGCCAGGTGGCGGAACGGCGGATTATCGACGCACATCGAAGATTCTTCGGCAGCCAGAAGCGCGATGCGGGGCGAGAAGTTTCCCTCAACGCCGCGGGAGGTGGCAGCACCAGCACGACCCGGCCCGGGTTGATAAACATGCTGGTGGCGAGCATGACATCGGCCAGCCAGGCGTTTTCGCGCGATCAAAAACAATTGCGCATGTTGACCGCATTGGAACAATTACCGGAAGAAAATCGTGAGGCCCTGCGGCTGCGTTATTTGGAAGGCATGCCCTCCAAGCAAATTGCAGAGAAGTTGGGAAAATCGGACGGCGCGATTCGAGTGATGCTGACGCGCTCGTTGGCCAAGCTGCAGCAGATATTGGGCACGGATACCATTAGCAACGTATGAAGGACTGAATGGTGGCACGAGTTGTGATGGCCATGTCGGGCGGAGTCGATAGCAGCGTGGCGGCGGCACTTTTGTGCCGAGCGGGCCACGAGGTGATCGGCGTGTTCATGCGGCATGGTGAGGCGCCGGTAGAATCGGAAACAACCGCTTGTGCTTCAAACAGCGCGACACAGGGCGGGCAACTACCGATCGTGTCCGGACGGCTGGATCACAAGCAAGGCTGTTGCAGCGTTTCGGACGCCGAAGATGCCCGCCGCGTGGCCGAGCAGTTGGGCATTCCGTTTTATGCGCTGAATTTAAGCGACGACTTTGCGCGAATCATCGATTACTTCGTCGATGAGTACACGGCGGCCCGAACACCGAACCCCTGCGTGATGTGCAACCATTGGCTGAAATTTGGGAAGTTGTACGATTACGCCGACCGTGTGGGAGCGGAATTTGTGGCCACGGGACATTATGCCCGGGTTGAGAGTTCTGAAAGCTGCAGCCAGATTGATGAACCATGGGACATTGGGGCGGCATCTTCACCATTGCTACTGCGCGGACTCGATCCAGCCAAAGATCAATCGTATGTGTTGTTCGGGGTGGATCGCGGATATCTTTCCCGAATGATGTTGCCGATCGGCAATTATCGCAAAAACGAAATCCGGCAGCTGGCCCGCGAATTTGGGCTGCGCGTGGCGGACAAGCGCGACAGCCAGGAAATTTGCTTTGTGTCCAGCGGCGATCACGCTGAGTTTGTCCGCCGCCGCCGCTTCAACCGCTGCGGATCACGAATTAGTTCTTCTACCACTAGGGTGGCAAACGAAATGGATGAAACGGAGTCGGCAGGGCCTCTGGATTCGTCAGGGCAAATTGTGCTGGCCGATGGCTCTGTGGTAGGCCAGCATGACGGAATCGAAGCGTTCACGATCGGTCAACGTAAAGGATTGGGCGTGGCGATGGGCGAACCGTACTATGTAACGCGCATCGAGGCCGCCAGCCGGCGGGTGTTCATCGGTCGGCGGGAAGAATTGGCCCGCAGCGAACTGACGGCCAATCGGGCGAATTGGCTGGTCGATGCGCCCACTGCGCCGTTCCGTGCCTCGGTTCAAATTCGGTATAACAGCGCGGCGGCGCCGGCGGTCGTGGAACCGTTGGAAAACGGCCAATTCCGAGTGCGATTCGAGGAACCAAGGTATGGCGTCGCCCCAGGGCAGGCCGCCGTTTGTTATGATGGCAATTATGTGCTTGGCGGGGGCTGGATTGAGTGAATCGCGATGTCTGCCAACGATCTTGGTTCTGTTAATCTTTGTGCTCGTTGGAAAAATCGTTCTTGCGACACGCGATGCCGCTACTATAATCGCGTGAGATCGATCGTTTACCCGTCCGCTGCTCATCTGGCGATAATTAACTATGCTGCCGCCCCTCACGCTGTTCGCGCAATTTGACCATCTGCCCGACAATATCGGCCTGTATGTCGTCGGCGGCGTGGTGGCGTTTTTCTTTCTCATTTTCATGCTGCTGGTGCTCACCTATGGCAAATTGTGGTTCCAAGCATACATGTCGAATGCCCGGGTCAGTTTGCTAAGCCTGGTGGGCATGAGCTTACGCAAGGTAGATGCCCGAGTGATCGTGCAGGGCCGAATTATGGCGCTGCAGGCGGGCGTGGGAACCGATCGGCAAACCGGCATCAGCACGCGGCGATTGGAAGCGCACTATTTGGCCGGCGGCGACGTGCCGCGTGTCATTCGGGCAATCATTGCGGCACATCGGGCGGACATTGATTTGGATTTTGACCGCGCCGCCGCCATTGATTTGGCCGGGCGCGACGTGCTCGACGCCGTGCAAACCAGCGTGAACCCCAAGGTCATCGATTGCCCCGATCCCAATACCAGCCGCAAAAGCACGCTTTCGGCCATTGCCAAAAACGGCGTGGAATTGAAAGTGAAAGCCCGCGTCACGGTCCGCACCAATTTGCAGCAATTGATCGGCGGAGCGACCGAGGAAACTATTATTGCTCGCGTCGGCGAGGGCATTATTACCGCCATCGGCTCGGCGGAAAGCCATTTGAGCGTCATCGAAAACCCGGACCGGATCAGCAAGGCCGTGCTGGAGCGCGGGCTGGACGCCAACACGGCGTTTCAAATTGTGTCGATTGACATTGCCGACGTCGACGTGGGCGAAAACATTGGCGCTCGGCTGCAGGCCGACCAAGCGGAAGCCGATACCCGCGTGGCCCGCGCCAAGGCGGAAGAACGGCGCGCGTTCGCCATTGCCCGCGAGCAAGAAATGAAAGCCGCGGTGCAGGAAAATCGGGCATTGGTCATCAAATCTGAAGCTCAAGTGCCTGTGGCGATGGCGCATGCCTTTCGTGTTGGCAATCTGCACGGAAAAGCAGGAGATAACGGGGCAGCCTGATAAAGCGCCGCCATTGCACTAGGAGCCAACACCCCAAAGCAATCCAGGCGAGCAACGCGGCGCTGGGTTCCGGCACGGAAGAGGTTCCGCCGCCGCCGCCGGCCAGTAAATTCAGCAGCGCTTGCAGGTCGGCGTTGCTGACCACGCCGTCCTGGTTTACATCCGCAATGGCCGTAAACTCCATGCTGGACATATTATTGTTGGCCGCTTTGTAGGCGCTTGGGTTGGCCAAGGCTTGCAGCATCAACGGAATATCTGCCGCAGTCTTTTCCCCATCCAGGTTGAAATCGCCGCGCATAATGGCGCTGTAAATAGCTAAAGTTGCAGCATCTTGTTGCGTGTAATCTGCATTGCCAGAAAAATTGCCTTGGTTCTTGTCTGAAATCGAAAATACATCGACCATCGGAATCGTGGTCAATGTCACTTGCGAGCCGTCACTAAGCGTGAAAGGAACCGTAACCGTGAACGAAAAACCATACTCCCCATATGTTGGTCCGGAGCCAATAAATAATTCCTTGGCCAGTTCGTGAGCATCGTACAACGAAACGCCAAGTCCCGGATCGAACGATGTGTTCCCGTACACATAAGCAAGTCCGCCTGATGCGCCGGGATATGTGGCCGTGCCAGTGATCGGATTGTAATCCCGGTCATAGATTTGAATGTAGGTACCGTTAGGAGCCGCCGTGGCCTGTGCCAATCCATTTGTTCCCAGTATGCCGTTCGAAAAATACAAGGGGCTGGTAATGTTGAACGTAGCGCCGGAATAATCCGGAAATGGACCTGATGTTTGAGCAAAACCATGCTCGACATAATAGTATCCGGATGTCAATGTGCTGTTGAAATTCTCAATAAACAGATTCGCCATGGGGGCTGGCGTCTTCAGTTTGGGGTCCAAATAATCACTTGCCGACGAGACCAAGATTGTTGTTGGGTCGTAATAATTATCCACGGACAAATTAAAGCCGTGTGCCCAAACCCGCCCAGCCACGATAATCGATGCCAATATTATTGAACTGAACGTGATTGCTTTCATACTAAGCTCCTCCGACCTATTGCATGCCATATGGGAGTGAAAAAAGTGTGGCTGGCTCGGCTTCGCCGACAGCCGAGCCGCCACACGCTTGTGAAATAACACC encodes the following:
- a CDS encoding NIPSNAP family protein — translated: MLTKRYFVIAVAMAAAGMAFLAGRSAGIAAMKAEAANRVFEIRTYTAEDGKLDALLARFRDHTCGLFEKHGMTSIGYWVPQDEPRSKNTLVYILAHPSRDAARKNWSEFSRDPEWQKVKSDSEADGKLTTKTESLFVDPTDFSPLK
- a CDS encoding alpha/beta hydrolase; translated protein: MRFLGMLAVLLLWCGVLNTAWADDQPQQIPLWPNGVPGFEDRKDMAEVKTDKGHGEYTITNVQNPTLTVFLPPKDKATGAAVVIAPGGGHRELWMVHEGLNEAQWLADHGVACFVLKYRLAREKDSPYKLPGAPTEDGQRAIRLVRSRAEEWGIDPARVGILGFSAGGELAALVCDAAGDENQGKGKDDADDPVERQTARPDFQGLVYSGPLGIRGQTITKEMNLPPTFIAVGDEDGNHFQTMLANHYLALKNAGVSAELHIYAKTPHGFGMRESNAGKPSNDFIQQFYDFLKTEGFLKQA
- the der gene encoding ribosome biogenesis GTPase Der, which translates into the protein MGLPQVVIVGRPNVGKSSLFNWLARRKLAIVDPTAGVTRDRMTYLICEKGRYFELVDTGGLGFEDPDNLTPQIEEQINAALEQAAVILMVVDAREGLMPLDQEVAKRLRYVQAPIICVANKADDVSIDPNADEFYKLGRGKLLCTSTTQNRHREELLDLIIERLPPPLEENSTPPAEPDMKIAIVGRRNVGKSTFVNTLAQAERMIVSEVPGTTRDSVDVRFELDGRAFVAIDTPGLKRQRSIASDVEFYSLHRAQRSVRRADVVLLFFDPTQRISKVDKQLCDYISQQYKPCIFVVNKWDLRHESMPTEKWVHYIYDTFRAVHYVPIAFVTGQSGKNVKALLNHAQMLFKQARQRVATADLNKLLRAAIDANPPPIYQNRQPKILFATQVGIEPPTVVLFCSNPAGISQTYRRYLLGVFRERLPFSEVPIKLYLRRREEREKPAEGETASGNPAAT
- a CDS encoding sigma-70 family RNA polymerase sigma factor, with translation MASEETSTNDEALANRVRSGDSQALAEFLVAKHPQLMAFIDRRLGAGLRRKIEPDDLYQEVSAEAVRSLGEVDLTDRDPFNWLCQVAERRIIDAHRRFFGSQKRDAGREVSLNAAGGGSTSTTRPGLINMLVASMTSASQAFSRDQKQLRMLTALEQLPEENREALRLRYLEGMPSKQIAEKLGKSDGAIRVMLTRSLAKLQQILGTDTISNV
- the mnmA gene encoding tRNA 2-thiouridine(34) synthase MnmA, which translates into the protein MARVVMAMSGGVDSSVAAALLCRAGHEVIGVFMRHGEAPVESETTACASNSATQGGQLPIVSGRLDHKQGCCSVSDAEDARRVAEQLGIPFYALNLSDDFARIIDYFVDEYTAARTPNPCVMCNHWLKFGKLYDYADRVGAEFVATGHYARVESSESCSQIDEPWDIGAASSPLLLRGLDPAKDQSYVLFGVDRGYLSRMMLPIGNYRKNEIRQLAREFGLRVADKRDSQEICFVSSGDHAEFVRRRRFNRCGSRISSSTTRVANEMDETESAGPLDSSGQIVLADGSVVGQHDGIEAFTIGQRKGLGVAMGEPYYVTRIEAASRRVFIGRREELARSELTANRANWLVDAPTAPFRASVQIRYNSAAAPAVVEPLENGQFRVRFEEPRYGVAPGQAAVCYDGNYVLGGGWIE
- the floA gene encoding flotillin-like protein FloA (flotillin-like protein involved in membrane lipid rafts), which encodes MLPPLTLFAQFDHLPDNIGLYVVGGVVAFFFLIFMLLVLTYGKLWFQAYMSNARVSLLSLVGMSLRKVDARVIVQGRIMALQAGVGTDRQTGISTRRLEAHYLAGGDVPRVIRAIIAAHRADIDLDFDRAAAIDLAGRDVLDAVQTSVNPKVIDCPDPNTSRKSTLSAIAKNGVELKVKARVTVRTNLQQLIGGATEETIIARVGEGIITAIGSAESHLSVIENPDRISKAVLERGLDANTAFQIVSIDIADVDVGENIGARLQADQAEADTRVARAKAEERRAFAIAREQEMKAAVQENRALVIKSEAQVPVAMAHAFRVGNLHGKAGDNGAA
- a CDS encoding dockerin type I repeat-containing protein, with the protein product MAARLSAKPSQPHFFHSHMACNRSEELSMKAITFSSIILASIIVAGRVWAHGFNLSVDNYYDPTTILVSSASDYLDPKLKTPAPMANLFIENFNSTLTSGYYYVEHGFAQTSGPFPDYSGATFNITSPLYFSNGILGTNGLAQATAAPNGTYIQIYDRDYNPITGTATYPGASGGLAYVYGNTSFDPGLGVSLYDAHELAKELFIGSGPTYGEYGFSFTVTVPFTLSDGSQVTLTTIPMVDVFSISDKNQGNFSGNADYTQQDAATLAIYSAIMRGDFNLDGEKTAADIPLMLQALANPSAYKAANNNMSSMEFTAIADVNQDGVVSNADLQALLNLLAGGGGGTSSVPEPSAALLAWIALGCWLLVQWRRFIRLPRYLLLFRADCQHERHAPSPQALELQI